In Chanodichthys erythropterus isolate Z2021 chromosome 11, ASM2448905v1, whole genome shotgun sequence, a single window of DNA contains:
- the klc2 gene encoding kinesin light chain 2 isoform X2 encodes MSTMVYPREEALERLTQDEIVLNTKAVMQGLETLRGEHAQLLNSILDCAQPPGAQEKSTLLRKSLEDIELGLGEAQVIIALSGHLSAVESEKQKLRAQVRRLCQENQWLRDELASTQHKLQKSEQSVAQLEEEKKHLEFMNQIRKLDEDTSPSEEKAGEKEKDNLDDLFPNDDDQGPAQPSGEVAAQQGGYEIPARLRTLHNLVIQYASQGRYEVAVPLCKQALEDLEKTSGHDHPDVATMLNILALVYRDQNKYKEAAHLLNDALAIREKTLGKDHPAVAATLNNLAVLYGKRGKHKEAEPLCKRALEIREKVLGKFHPDVAKQLNNLALLCQNQGKYEEVEYYYRRALEIYENKLGTDDPNVAKTKNNLATCYLKQGKFKDAETLYKEILTRAHEKEFGSVNNDNKPIWMHAEEREESKGKRKESGHYGEYGSWYKACKVDSPTVNTTLKSLGALYRRQGKLEAAETLEECATKNRKQSKVVELLKDGGCAGGDRRQNRDGVNGPGGPRGDCDGDEAEWSGDGNGALRRSGSFGKIREALRRSSEMLVKKLQGSGPQEPRNPGMKRASSLNFLNKSAEETSQSNDDDLSFISECTDDTSFWIQPYKQLQLTFCTDLRTAPPVLIRNRRVVETCCTQINCEGKRLPALSVECSRAAQHPSSEMHFTCEGANLMYVLIKGSK; translated from the exons ATGTCCACGATGGTGTACCCTCGAGAAGAGGCCCTGGAGCGGCTCACGCAGGATGAGATCGTGTTGAACACTAAAGCGGTGATGCAGGGTTTGGAGACGCTGCGCGGGGAACACGCACAGCTCCTCAACTCCATACTGGACTGCGCTCAGCCTCCCGGCGCCCAGGAGAAATCCACCCTGCTCCGTAAGAGCCTGGAGGACATCGAGTTGGGACTGGGAGAGGCGCAG GTGATCATCGCTCTATCGGGTCACCTGAGCGCCGTGGAGTCAGAGAAGCAGAAGTTGCGTGCTCAGGTGCGCCGGCTCTGCCAGGAGAACCAGTGGCTGCGGGACGAGCTGGCCAGCACTCAACACAAGCTGCAGAAGAGCGAGCAGAGCGTTGCACAGCTGGAGGAGGAGAAGAAACACCTGGAGTTCATGAACCAGATCCGTAAGCTGGACGAGGACACCTCGCCCTCGGAGGAGAAGGCCGGAGAGAAGGAGAAGGACAATCTGGATGATCTCTTTCCAAACGATGACGACCAGGGACCAG CTCAGCCCAGTGGTGAAGTGGCGGCACAGCAGGGAGGATACGAGATCCCGGCCCGCCTCCGAACCCTCCACAATCTGGTGATCCAGTACGCCTCTCAGGGCCGCTACGAGGTGGCCGTGCCGCTCTGCAAACAGGCCCTGGAGGACCTGGAGAAAACCTCCGGACACGACCACCCGGATGTGGCCACCATGCTCAACATCCTCGCCCTGGTGTACAG GGATCAGAATAAGTATAAAGAGGCGGCTCACCTGCTGAACGACGCTCTGGCCATCAGAGAGAAAACTTTGGGTAAAGATCACCCCGCCGTGGCCGCCACGCTCAACAACCTCGCCGTGCTGTACGGCAAGCGCGGGAAACACAAGGAGGCCGAGCCGCTCTGCAAGAGAGCTCTGGAGATCCGGGAGAAG gtaCTAGGTAAATTCCACCCTGACGTGGCGAAGCAGCTCAATAATCTGGCACTGTTGTGTCAGAATCAGGGCAAGTATGAGGAAGTGGAGTATTATTACCGCAGGGCGCTCGAGATCTATGAGAACAAACTGGGCACTGACGACCCCAATGTGGCCAAGACCAAAAACAACCTG GCCACGTGTTACCTGAAACAGGGCAAATTCAAAGACGCAGAGACGCTTTACAAGGAAATTCTGACCCGCGCGCATGAGAAAGAGTTCGGATCGGTCAACA atgATAACAAGCCAATCTGGATGCATGCAGAGGAACGAGAGGAGAGCAAG GGAAAGAGGAAGGAATCCGGTCATTACGGAGAGTACGGCAGCTGGTACAAAGCCTGCAAAGTGGACAG CCCAACTGTGAACACCACGCTGAAGAGTCTGGGTGCTCTGTACCGCAGGCAGGGTAAACTGGAGGCCGCTGAAACACTGGAGGAGTGTGCGACCAAGAACCGCAAACAG AGTAAAGTGGTGGAGCTGCTGAAGGACGGAGGCTGTGCTGGAGGGGACAGACGTCAGAACCGGGATGGAGTAAACGGCCCCGGAGGCCCCCGAGGAGACTGTGATGGTGATGAAGCTGAGTGGAGCGGG GATGGCAACGGCGCCCTGCGCAGGAGCGGCTCATTCGGGAAGATTCGTGAAGCCCTGCGCCGCAGCAGCGAGATGCTGGTGAAGAAACTGCAGGGCAGCGGCCCACAGGAGCCACGCAACCCCGG GATGAAGAGGGCTAGCTCCTTAAATTTCCTCAACAAGAGTGCAGAAGAAACCTCACAG AGCAATGATGATGATCTCAGTTTCATCTCTGAGTGCACAGATGACACTAGCTTTTGGATCCAGCCATACAAACAG TTACAGTTGACCTTCTGCACTGATCTCAGAACAGCGCCCCCTGTCTTAATCAGAAATCGTAGGGTTGTAGAAACCTGTTGTACCCAGATCAACTGTGAAGGGAAACGTCTACCAGCTCTGTCTGTAGAATGTAGCCGTGCCGCCCAACATCCTTCCTCAGAGATGCATTTCACTTGTGAAGGGGCCAACCTCatgtatgttttaataaaagGTTCGAAATAA
- the klc2 gene encoding kinesin light chain 2 isoform X1: MSTMVYPREEALERLTQDEIVLNTKAVMQGLETLRGEHAQLLNSILDCAQPPGAQEKSTLLRKSLEDIELGLGEAQVIIALSGHLSAVESEKQKLRAQVRRLCQENQWLRDELASTQHKLQKSEQSVAQLEEEKKHLEFMNQIRKLDEDTSPSEEKAGEKEKDNLDDLFPNDDDQGPAQPSGEVAAQQGGYEIPARLRTLHNLVIQYASQGRYEVAVPLCKQALEDLEKTSGHDHPDVATMLNILALVYRDQNKYKEAAHLLNDALAIREKTLGKDHPAVAATLNNLAVLYGKRGKHKEAEPLCKRALEIREKVLGKFHPDVAKQLNNLALLCQNQGKYEEVEYYYRRALEIYENKLGTDDPNVAKTKNNLATCYLKQGKFKDAETLYKEILTRAHEKEFGSVNNDNKPIWMHAEEREESKGKRKESGHYGEYGSWYKACKVDSPTVNTTLKSLGALYRRQGKLEAAETLEECATKNRKQGIDAINQSKVVELLKDGGCAGGDRRQNRDGVNGPGGPRGDCDGDEAEWSGDGNGALRRSGSFGKIREALRRSSEMLVKKLQGSGPQEPRNPGMKRASSLNFLNKSAEETSQSNDDDLSFISECTDDTSFWIQPYKQLQLTFCTDLRTAPPVLIRNRRVVETCCTQINCEGKRLPALSVECSRAAQHPSSEMHFTCEGANLMYVLIKGSK; the protein is encoded by the exons ATGTCCACGATGGTGTACCCTCGAGAAGAGGCCCTGGAGCGGCTCACGCAGGATGAGATCGTGTTGAACACTAAAGCGGTGATGCAGGGTTTGGAGACGCTGCGCGGGGAACACGCACAGCTCCTCAACTCCATACTGGACTGCGCTCAGCCTCCCGGCGCCCAGGAGAAATCCACCCTGCTCCGTAAGAGCCTGGAGGACATCGAGTTGGGACTGGGAGAGGCGCAG GTGATCATCGCTCTATCGGGTCACCTGAGCGCCGTGGAGTCAGAGAAGCAGAAGTTGCGTGCTCAGGTGCGCCGGCTCTGCCAGGAGAACCAGTGGCTGCGGGACGAGCTGGCCAGCACTCAACACAAGCTGCAGAAGAGCGAGCAGAGCGTTGCACAGCTGGAGGAGGAGAAGAAACACCTGGAGTTCATGAACCAGATCCGTAAGCTGGACGAGGACACCTCGCCCTCGGAGGAGAAGGCCGGAGAGAAGGAGAAGGACAATCTGGATGATCTCTTTCCAAACGATGACGACCAGGGACCAG CTCAGCCCAGTGGTGAAGTGGCGGCACAGCAGGGAGGATACGAGATCCCGGCCCGCCTCCGAACCCTCCACAATCTGGTGATCCAGTACGCCTCTCAGGGCCGCTACGAGGTGGCCGTGCCGCTCTGCAAACAGGCCCTGGAGGACCTGGAGAAAACCTCCGGACACGACCACCCGGATGTGGCCACCATGCTCAACATCCTCGCCCTGGTGTACAG GGATCAGAATAAGTATAAAGAGGCGGCTCACCTGCTGAACGACGCTCTGGCCATCAGAGAGAAAACTTTGGGTAAAGATCACCCCGCCGTGGCCGCCACGCTCAACAACCTCGCCGTGCTGTACGGCAAGCGCGGGAAACACAAGGAGGCCGAGCCGCTCTGCAAGAGAGCTCTGGAGATCCGGGAGAAG gtaCTAGGTAAATTCCACCCTGACGTGGCGAAGCAGCTCAATAATCTGGCACTGTTGTGTCAGAATCAGGGCAAGTATGAGGAAGTGGAGTATTATTACCGCAGGGCGCTCGAGATCTATGAGAACAAACTGGGCACTGACGACCCCAATGTGGCCAAGACCAAAAACAACCTG GCCACGTGTTACCTGAAACAGGGCAAATTCAAAGACGCAGAGACGCTTTACAAGGAAATTCTGACCCGCGCGCATGAGAAAGAGTTCGGATCGGTCAACA atgATAACAAGCCAATCTGGATGCATGCAGAGGAACGAGAGGAGAGCAAG GGAAAGAGGAAGGAATCCGGTCATTACGGAGAGTACGGCAGCTGGTACAAAGCCTGCAAAGTGGACAG CCCAACTGTGAACACCACGCTGAAGAGTCTGGGTGCTCTGTACCGCAGGCAGGGTAAACTGGAGGCCGCTGAAACACTGGAGGAGTGTGCGACCAAGAACCGCAAACAG GGCATTGATGCGATTAATCAGAGTAAAGTGGTGGAGCTGCTGAAGGACGGAGGCTGTGCTGGAGGGGACAGACGTCAGAACCGGGATGGAGTAAACGGCCCCGGAGGCCCCCGAGGAGACTGTGATGGTGATGAAGCTGAGTGGAGCGGG GATGGCAACGGCGCCCTGCGCAGGAGCGGCTCATTCGGGAAGATTCGTGAAGCCCTGCGCCGCAGCAGCGAGATGCTGGTGAAGAAACTGCAGGGCAGCGGCCCACAGGAGCCACGCAACCCCGG GATGAAGAGGGCTAGCTCCTTAAATTTCCTCAACAAGAGTGCAGAAGAAACCTCACAG AGCAATGATGATGATCTCAGTTTCATCTCTGAGTGCACAGATGACACTAGCTTTTGGATCCAGCCATACAAACAG TTACAGTTGACCTTCTGCACTGATCTCAGAACAGCGCCCCCTGTCTTAATCAGAAATCGTAGGGTTGTAGAAACCTGTTGTACCCAGATCAACTGTGAAGGGAAACGTCTACCAGCTCTGTCTGTAGAATGTAGCCGTGCCGCCCAACATCCTTCCTCAGAGATGCATTTCACTTGTGAAGGGGCCAACCTCatgtatgttttaataaaagGTTCGAAATAA
- the klc2 gene encoding kinesin light chain 2 isoform X3: MSTMVYPREEALERLTQDEIVLNTKAVMQGLETLRGEHAQLLNSILDCAQPPGAQEKSTLLRKSLEDIELGLGEAQVIIALSGHLSAVESEKQKLRAQVRRLCQENQWLRDELASTQHKLQKSEQSVAQLEEEKKHLEFMNQIRKLDEDTSPSEEKAGEKEKDNLDDLFPNDDDQGPAQPSGEVAAQQGGYEIPARLRTLHNLVIQYASQGRYEVAVPLCKQALEDLEKTSGHDHPDVATMLNILALVYRDQNKYKEAAHLLNDALAIREKTLGKDHPAVAATLNNLAVLYGKRGKHKEAEPLCKRALEIREKVLGKFHPDVAKQLNNLALLCQNQGKYEEVEYYYRRALEIYENKLGTDDPNVAKTKNNLATCYLKQGKFKDAETLYKEILTRAHEKEFGSVNNDNKPIWMHAEEREESKGKRKESGHYGEYGSWYKACKVDSPTVNTTLKSLGALYRRQGKLEAAETLEECATKNRKQGIDAINQSKVVELLKDGGCAGGDRRQNRDGVNGPGGPRGDCDGDEAEWSGDGNGALRRSGSFGKIREALRRSSEMLVKKLQGSGPQEPRNPGMKRASSLNFLNKSAEETSQESNSGLSESRGLSASNVDLTRRSSLIS, from the exons ATGTCCACGATGGTGTACCCTCGAGAAGAGGCCCTGGAGCGGCTCACGCAGGATGAGATCGTGTTGAACACTAAAGCGGTGATGCAGGGTTTGGAGACGCTGCGCGGGGAACACGCACAGCTCCTCAACTCCATACTGGACTGCGCTCAGCCTCCCGGCGCCCAGGAGAAATCCACCCTGCTCCGTAAGAGCCTGGAGGACATCGAGTTGGGACTGGGAGAGGCGCAG GTGATCATCGCTCTATCGGGTCACCTGAGCGCCGTGGAGTCAGAGAAGCAGAAGTTGCGTGCTCAGGTGCGCCGGCTCTGCCAGGAGAACCAGTGGCTGCGGGACGAGCTGGCCAGCACTCAACACAAGCTGCAGAAGAGCGAGCAGAGCGTTGCACAGCTGGAGGAGGAGAAGAAACACCTGGAGTTCATGAACCAGATCCGTAAGCTGGACGAGGACACCTCGCCCTCGGAGGAGAAGGCCGGAGAGAAGGAGAAGGACAATCTGGATGATCTCTTTCCAAACGATGACGACCAGGGACCAG CTCAGCCCAGTGGTGAAGTGGCGGCACAGCAGGGAGGATACGAGATCCCGGCCCGCCTCCGAACCCTCCACAATCTGGTGATCCAGTACGCCTCTCAGGGCCGCTACGAGGTGGCCGTGCCGCTCTGCAAACAGGCCCTGGAGGACCTGGAGAAAACCTCCGGACACGACCACCCGGATGTGGCCACCATGCTCAACATCCTCGCCCTGGTGTACAG GGATCAGAATAAGTATAAAGAGGCGGCTCACCTGCTGAACGACGCTCTGGCCATCAGAGAGAAAACTTTGGGTAAAGATCACCCCGCCGTGGCCGCCACGCTCAACAACCTCGCCGTGCTGTACGGCAAGCGCGGGAAACACAAGGAGGCCGAGCCGCTCTGCAAGAGAGCTCTGGAGATCCGGGAGAAG gtaCTAGGTAAATTCCACCCTGACGTGGCGAAGCAGCTCAATAATCTGGCACTGTTGTGTCAGAATCAGGGCAAGTATGAGGAAGTGGAGTATTATTACCGCAGGGCGCTCGAGATCTATGAGAACAAACTGGGCACTGACGACCCCAATGTGGCCAAGACCAAAAACAACCTG GCCACGTGTTACCTGAAACAGGGCAAATTCAAAGACGCAGAGACGCTTTACAAGGAAATTCTGACCCGCGCGCATGAGAAAGAGTTCGGATCGGTCAACA atgATAACAAGCCAATCTGGATGCATGCAGAGGAACGAGAGGAGAGCAAG GGAAAGAGGAAGGAATCCGGTCATTACGGAGAGTACGGCAGCTGGTACAAAGCCTGCAAAGTGGACAG CCCAACTGTGAACACCACGCTGAAGAGTCTGGGTGCTCTGTACCGCAGGCAGGGTAAACTGGAGGCCGCTGAAACACTGGAGGAGTGTGCGACCAAGAACCGCAAACAG GGCATTGATGCGATTAATCAGAGTAAAGTGGTGGAGCTGCTGAAGGACGGAGGCTGTGCTGGAGGGGACAGACGTCAGAACCGGGATGGAGTAAACGGCCCCGGAGGCCCCCGAGGAGACTGTGATGGTGATGAAGCTGAGTGGAGCGGG GATGGCAACGGCGCCCTGCGCAGGAGCGGCTCATTCGGGAAGATTCGTGAAGCCCTGCGCCGCAGCAGCGAGATGCTGGTGAAGAAACTGCAGGGCAGCGGCCCACAGGAGCCACGCAACCCCGG GATGAAGAGGGCTAGCTCCTTAAATTTCCTCAACAAGAGTGCAGAAGAAACCTCACAG gAATCTAACAGCGGCCTGTCAGAATCCAGGGGACTGAGCGCTAGTAACGTGGACCTGACCAGACGCAGCTCTCTGATCAGTTAG